A single Pseudobdellovibrionaceae bacterium DNA region contains:
- a CDS encoding ATP-grasp domain-containing protein has translation MRGKIAKVAIANRGEVAVRIIRACQELGIETVLLHSEADKATLAYRLADEVVCVGPAPTGESYLNIDTNIHAALSVGADAIHPGFGFLSENADFAEACNDNRIVFIGPSPEAIRLFGDKISAKKLVEEAGGPVIPGYQGEDQSEGRLLKEIEKIGLPAMVKAAGGGGGRGLKVVHSMDQAAAAIESAKREGQSAFGSDRVFLEKYLSDAKHIEVQIFGDCSGKVYHLFDRECSVQRRHQKIIEEAVSPALSDEKRRLIAQTAVKIAEAAKYQGAGTVEFLYQDGEFYFMEMNTRLQVEHPVTEMVMGVDLVKAQLLTAMGQSLGWPAEPEVRGHAIECRLYAEDPYKGGIPSTGQLGSYSFPHGPGRRLEIGFEPGDEVTSFYDPMIAKVIVWDENRPRAIQKMIRTLKDTVIFGVKTNIPFLIEMLSHVEFVEGTMTTKFVETHFPQGLKRQQQSTKQQILGDELFRLVASSRVGSGAGSSATDQGPSPWAYQWSQQ, from the coding sequence ATGAGAGGAAAGATCGCTAAGGTTGCCATTGCAAATCGCGGAGAGGTGGCGGTGCGGATCATACGGGCCTGTCAGGAATTGGGAATTGAAACAGTTCTCCTCCATTCTGAGGCCGACAAGGCCACTCTGGCCTACCGCCTCGCCGATGAAGTGGTTTGTGTGGGGCCGGCACCAACTGGGGAGAGTTATCTCAATATCGATACCAATATCCACGCAGCCCTCAGTGTGGGTGCCGATGCGATTCATCCGGGCTTTGGATTTTTGTCAGAGAACGCCGACTTTGCTGAGGCTTGCAACGACAATCGCATTGTCTTTATTGGCCCGAGCCCAGAGGCCATTCGCTTGTTTGGTGACAAAATATCGGCCAAGAAACTAGTGGAAGAAGCGGGTGGGCCGGTTATTCCCGGATATCAAGGTGAAGACCAAAGTGAAGGGCGATTGCTTAAGGAAATTGAAAAAATCGGTCTGCCGGCAATGGTAAAGGCCGCCGGTGGAGGAGGTGGTCGCGGCCTTAAGGTCGTTCACTCCATGGATCAGGCAGCAGCCGCCATTGAGTCCGCTAAGCGTGAAGGTCAAAGTGCCTTTGGCTCGGACCGAGTGTTTTTAGAAAAATACTTATCCGATGCCAAGCACATTGAGGTGCAAATCTTTGGCGACTGTTCGGGTAAGGTCTATCACCTGTTTGATCGCGAGTGTTCAGTACAGAGGCGCCATCAAAAGATCATTGAAGAGGCTGTTTCACCAGCCCTGTCGGATGAGAAACGTCGCCTGATCGCCCAAACAGCCGTCAAGATTGCCGAGGCGGCAAAATACCAAGGAGCCGGTACTGTTGAGTTTCTCTATCAGGACGGTGAGTTTTATTTTATGGAGATGAACACTCGCCTCCAAGTGGAGCATCCCGTGACTGAAATGGTGATGGGAGTTGACCTGGTTAAGGCCCAACTCTTGACGGCCATGGGTCAAAGTTTGGGTTGGCCTGCAGAGCCTGAAGTCAGGGGCCATGCCATCGAGTGCCGGCTCTATGCTGAAGATCCATATAAAGGTGGAATTCCCAGCACGGGTCAGTTGGGGAGCTATAGCTTTCCCCATGGACCCGGACGCCGCCTCGAAATTGGTTTTGAACCTGGCGATGAAGTCACCAGCTTTTACGATCCAATGATTGCCAAGGTCATCGTTTGGGACGAGAACCGGCCGCGCGCCATACAAAAAATGATCCGCACGTTAAAGGACACAGTTATTTTTGGGGTCAAAACCAATATCCCCTTTTTGATCGAGATGCTCTCTCATGTGGAGTTTGTTGAAGGAACGATGACCACCAAATTTGTGGAAACCCATTTTCCTCAAGGTTTGAAGCGGCAACAACAGTCCACCAAACAGCAGATTCTCGGAGATGAATTGTTTCGATTAGTCGCCAGCTCCAGAGTGGGGAGTGGTGCAGGATCTTCCGCGACCGATCAGGGGCCAAGCCCATGGGCCTATCAGTGGAGCCAACAATGA
- a CDS encoding acetyl-CoA carboxylase biotin carboxyl carrier protein subunit produces MGLSVEPTMKRYEIEIEGETHKVFAEKVGGTLWYHFKGETYSFVPQTKSRGGAGGGGLVHRSVQAPMPGKIIKVMVKQGEQVLSGQAVLVMEAMKMEYTLEAQVDGPVERVSCQPGDQVSLGQELVYVGEVE; encoded by the coding sequence ATGGGCCTATCAGTGGAGCCAACAATGAAACGCTATGAAATCGAGATTGAAGGTGAGACCCACAAGGTTTTCGCCGAAAAAGTTGGTGGCACTCTTTGGTACCACTTTAAGGGTGAGACCTATAGTTTTGTTCCGCAAACAAAATCCCGCGGTGGCGCCGGAGGCGGGGGTCTTGTTCACCGAAGTGTTCAGGCGCCAATGCCGGGAAAGATTATTAAAGTCATGGTCAAGCAAGGAGAACAAGTCCTGTCAGGACAGGCTGTTCTTGTCATGGAAGCCATGAAAATGGAGTACACACTTGAGGCCCAAGTTGATGGGCCTGTAGAGCGCGTCAGTTGTCAGCCGGGGGACCAGGTGAGCTTAGGCCAGGAATTAGTCTATGTGGGTGAGGTTGAATAA
- a CDS encoding hydroxymethylglutaryl-CoA lyase, whose product MAGVVRIVEVGPRDGLQNESTQLSLDDRQRFVQKLAAAGLTHIEVGAFVSPKWVPQMQESGTLIRRLFEQQAKGLIDSKVNFSALVPNPKGMEGALDTPLKEVAIFGACSEGFSKRNINCTIDESFARFAEVMSAAKARKIKVRGYLSTAFGCPYDGYVNPSHVAKLVQKMLKLGVYEVSIGDTIGVATPKQVRGLLGGLEGKLPFKKLAMHFHDTRGTALANVLASWEMGIRTFDSSVGGLGGCPYASGASGNLATEDLVYMMHGMGIKTGVELESLIAIRPWLEKRVGHRMPSHVGHAGLPLAGTIK is encoded by the coding sequence ATGGCCGGAGTTGTTCGCATAGTTGAGGTTGGACCCAGAGATGGTCTCCAGAATGAATCCACTCAATTGTCCTTGGATGATCGGCAGAGGTTTGTGCAAAAATTGGCCGCAGCAGGGCTCACCCATATCGAAGTGGGGGCATTTGTCTCTCCCAAGTGGGTTCCACAGATGCAGGAGAGCGGAACGCTGATCCGCCGACTGTTTGAACAGCAGGCAAAGGGACTCATTGATTCTAAGGTCAACTTTTCCGCTCTTGTGCCCAATCCAAAAGGAATGGAGGGGGCTCTCGACACCCCATTAAAAGAAGTCGCCATTTTCGGTGCCTGTAGCGAGGGTTTTTCCAAAAGAAATATCAACTGCACCATAGATGAAAGCTTTGCTCGCTTTGCGGAGGTCATGTCGGCTGCCAAGGCCCGCAAGATCAAAGTGCGAGGGTATTTGAGCACAGCCTTTGGTTGCCCCTACGACGGCTACGTGAATCCCAGCCATGTGGCCAAATTGGTTCAGAAGATGCTTAAGCTCGGCGTTTACGAGGTGTCCATCGGTGACACCATAGGTGTGGCCACTCCCAAACAGGTTCGCGGTCTATTAGGGGGGCTCGAAGGGAAATTGCCCTTCAAGAAGTTGGCTATGCATTTCCATGATACTCGGGGAACAGCCCTCGCCAACGTGCTCGCCAGTTGGGAAATGGGTATTCGTACCTTTGACTCCTCAGTAGGTGGGCTTGGAGGCTGTCCCTATGCTTCAGGCGCTTCGGGAAATCTGGCCACCGAAGACTTGGTTTACATGATGCATGGGATGGGCATTAAGACCGGTGTAGAGCTTGAGTCCCTAATTGCCATTCGCCCTTGGCTTGAAAAGCGAGTCGGTCACCGAATGCCTTCTCACGTTGGCCATGCGGGTCTACCCTTGGCGGGAACCATAAAATAA
- a CDS encoding metallophosphoesterase — protein MQKKTSPSVYSFKTVLIAALSSLALQAGASEQYPDKEIPGCKGLAWELLSKDCETYLPDIHYSDSIQNRQIADLRLRGPSGKRYYQIDRLIYPTIGAPNLFFQGLTEGKGANVNDEFVMMLSLPDSDYKNLLTDVGQSMTTKSARKLPFNPQNLKKGAESGLFVYLTERTSSQRAQLFSKKTFGGRSKAGSFYAVQPLGTWRYARPDEMPASLSERAKLKLIFGQEEMKDVPPGFYDVRIEIMDEGKMVASEFQYNAVRVFDKDFDQTNYEVLNVTDSQASVGVIPLLLGKSFKQQTLERLGQMSEHIKKLFASGQARNAAEEKILKTAFITFNGDLHNGGDPLMLKPEDVAKNYNEEAIAILDIIKELPIPFFLTAGNHDGYVAMGHAPGFIVNGSKRIAKIAQENVSSGAISQATAAEFSRFLKQTEDLPGGNHVDIFDGNFVRRANEQRYDKAWLEPTPGTKRNLPLYDGFNQWKKTYGPLTQSWAFGNTTYININSFDLRQHMRSGWGMYTVNYGGNVSPQQMIWIHREINRSYNGQRREAVLLAHHDPRGGHKNVAYPFYFRQVPFRGMDESFKNYVSGEVIQPKICEHAPEWVKEKSTDLFLGCLQDGLQEWMRPDPQFDCGRLGVLTSGPNKGQCDIDKMRKDPNIHPDYSGYKLLHEWATNRNVRTVILGHTHYNSLEVLQPGDRIVPDQFILDPQTHESYAMSRTFFDAVNPVRLFSRWMGKDKKDREAKMEEMSMRGIVEETLKDVKVLSLVLELAGHSFERILGDHELVVMRFTSVAKLTEQEVRADMDAVNYGFQVLTFDDSFEYDDKQKRSVINGVTFLRNSEDGDFVPVNNGETIALDRSQRLSSVAKNNPFEIIFDSSKSRPHVDPIDKLRSSK, from the coding sequence ATGCAAAAGAAGACGTCCCCCTCGGTCTATTCTTTTAAGACTGTTCTAATTGCCGCCTTGTCGTCTTTAGCCCTTCAGGCTGGAGCCAGCGAGCAATACCCAGACAAAGAAATTCCCGGCTGTAAAGGATTAGCCTGGGAATTGTTGAGTAAAGACTGCGAAACCTACTTACCCGACATCCACTATTCGGACTCTATTCAAAATCGTCAGATTGCTGACCTTCGTCTGAGGGGCCCCTCTGGAAAGCGTTACTACCAAATTGATCGCTTGATCTACCCCACCATCGGCGCCCCGAATCTGTTTTTCCAGGGATTGACTGAAGGCAAGGGTGCCAACGTCAACGATGAGTTCGTCATGATGTTGAGCCTTCCTGATTCAGACTACAAAAATCTTTTGACTGATGTTGGTCAAAGCATGACCACTAAGTCCGCACGTAAACTGCCATTTAACCCACAGAACCTCAAAAAGGGCGCTGAGTCCGGCTTGTTTGTTTATCTCACTGAGCGCACATCCAGCCAACGGGCTCAACTATTTTCCAAAAAGACATTTGGTGGTAGATCCAAGGCCGGCAGCTTCTACGCCGTTCAGCCCCTGGGAACCTGGCGCTATGCCCGCCCCGACGAAATGCCCGCCAGTCTTTCTGAAAGAGCCAAGCTCAAGTTGATCTTTGGCCAGGAAGAGATGAAGGATGTTCCTCCTGGATTCTACGATGTGCGCATAGAGATTATGGACGAAGGCAAAATGGTTGCCTCTGAGTTCCAATACAATGCGGTTCGCGTCTTTGATAAAGACTTTGACCAAACTAATTACGAAGTTCTCAACGTGACTGATAGCCAAGCTTCTGTTGGCGTGATTCCTCTTTTGTTGGGTAAGTCCTTCAAACAACAAACTCTTGAGCGCCTTGGCCAGATGAGCGAGCACATCAAAAAGCTTTTCGCGTCAGGTCAGGCCCGCAACGCCGCTGAGGAAAAGATTCTTAAGACCGCCTTTATCACCTTTAACGGCGATTTGCACAATGGTGGCGACCCTTTGATGCTGAAGCCTGAAGATGTAGCCAAAAATTACAACGAGGAAGCAATTGCCATTCTGGACATAATTAAAGAGTTGCCGATTCCCTTCTTCCTCACCGCTGGTAACCACGATGGCTACGTGGCCATGGGACACGCGCCTGGTTTTATTGTCAATGGCAGCAAGCGAATTGCCAAAATTGCACAGGAAAATGTCTCTAGTGGTGCCATCAGTCAGGCCACTGCAGCCGAATTTTCCCGTTTCCTTAAGCAGACTGAGGATCTTCCAGGCGGAAACCACGTTGACATTTTTGATGGCAACTTTGTTCGTCGCGCCAATGAACAACGATACGACAAAGCATGGCTTGAGCCTACACCAGGAACCAAGCGCAACCTGCCGCTTTATGATGGCTTTAACCAGTGGAAGAAGACCTACGGCCCTTTGACCCAAAGCTGGGCTTTTGGAAACACCACCTACATCAACATTAACAGCTTTGATCTGCGCCAGCACATGCGTTCCGGCTGGGGAATGTATACTGTTAACTACGGTGGTAACGTTTCTCCTCAGCAAATGATCTGGATTCACCGCGAGATCAACCGCAGCTATAACGGTCAAAGGCGCGAAGCCGTATTGCTCGCCCACCACGATCCCCGTGGCGGACACAAAAACGTGGCTTACCCCTTTTACTTCCGCCAGGTTCCTTTCCGCGGAATGGATGAGTCCTTCAAAAACTATGTAAGTGGCGAAGTCATTCAGCCCAAAATCTGTGAACATGCTCCTGAGTGGGTCAAGGAAAAATCCACAGACCTCTTCCTTGGCTGTCTGCAGGATGGTCTTCAAGAGTGGATGCGCCCCGATCCTCAGTTTGACTGTGGACGCTTGGGTGTACTGACCAGCGGACCTAACAAGGGTCAGTGCGATATCGATAAGATGCGCAAGGACCCCAACATTCACCCTGACTATTCTGGATACAAGCTTCTTCATGAGTGGGCTACAAATCGCAACGTTCGGACGGTGATCCTTGGTCACACCCACTACAACAGTTTGGAAGTTCTCCAACCCGGCGATCGCATAGTCCCTGACCAGTTCATTCTGGACCCCCAAACTCATGAGTCCTATGCCATGTCTCGCACTTTCTTTGACGCCGTCAACCCTGTCCGTCTGTTCTCTCGCTGGATGGGCAAGGACAAGAAGGACCGAGAAGCAAAGATGGAAGAGATGTCCATGCGTGGAATCGTGGAGGAAACCCTTAAGGACGTAAAGGTCTTAAGCCTGGTTCTCGAGCTCGCTGGTCATAGTTTTGAACGTATTCTCGGAGATCATGAGCTGGTTGTGATGCGCTTTACTTCTGTTGCCAAGTTAACAGAACAGGAAGTGCGCGCCGACATGGACGCCGTAAACTATGGCTTCCAGGTTCTGACATTTGATGACAGTTTCGAGTACGACGACAAGCAAAAGCGTAGTGTCATCAACGGCGTGACCTTTTTGCGCAACTCTGAAGATGGAGATTTTGTTCCTGTCAACAACGGTGAAACCATTGCTCTGGACCGCAGCCAGCGCCTCTCAAGTGTTGCCAAGAATAACCCCTTTGAGATCATCTTTGATTCCAGCAAGTCTCGTCCTCACGTAGATCCCATCGACAAGCTTCGTAGCAGCAAGTAA
- a CDS encoding four helix bundle protein, translated as MTQKKCDYRFRSLDLAVEFCQKVKLLKLPIHLRDQMLRASSSVALNLAEGSGKPSPKDKRRFYSIALGSLRECQAILRIEGIEDLKLLDFADHLGASIYKLTLAT; from the coding sequence ATGACTCAGAAAAAATGCGACTACCGATTCAGATCATTGGATTTGGCGGTGGAATTTTGCCAGAAGGTGAAACTTTTGAAGTTGCCGATTCATTTGCGGGATCAGATGCTCCGGGCATCTTCATCCGTTGCGCTGAATCTCGCTGAGGGGAGTGGTAAGCCAAGTCCAAAAGACAAGCGGCGGTTTTACTCCATTGCCCTTGGTTCTCTGCGCGAATGTCAGGCGATACTGCGAATTGAAGGAATCGAAGACCTTAAGCTTCTTGATTTTGCCGATCATCTAGGGGCCTCAATCTACAAACTCACCCTCGCGACCTAG
- a CDS encoding PKD domain-containing protein, producing MILTPGSLNITTQEVRIPIDLTGDTSTLSLKLKGFPGSFVKVSIYGEGSNQPPVLNLTWSTDNPLEDEVVLFDAMASTDPDGSVSEVHFDWGDNTSSTGFVAEHSWQVAGVYVVTVTVTGDDGAQTSVPIEFTVLPKPKPPTDGGGIFFVTTTDHVPTKALFSTLTPAEDQDEGQIVSYTWDFGTGNILTLYPHETDLYASVEHYYQNTGVYQVTLTIIDDSGLSTSTSRQIEIAPNQPPVPHISVDQVSGVAPLTVTFDASESFDPESDEIRYRWRFGDNSPEMIGTDQAIVSHTYTEPGTYTVRLRLRDQFLARREVTTQIVVGETGANVSPTPVLISSGLLGQSPFTVQLDASRSFDINSGDSISQIEWTFGDEHDPVDFAQGAMTSHTFNYPGSYYGRLTVRDSQGKSSVEHFTVHVLSSDPAKVDFLAQANPSDPLELWFDNSVGLTTAPIEYHNFHWFYGDNSYARGRNQSHTYPGPGPYEVQLSTFDVLGQRYLTKKKPSMSRTPHLIYP from the coding sequence TTGATCTTAACTCCGGGAAGCCTCAACATCACCACTCAGGAAGTCCGCATCCCGATTGACCTCACTGGGGACACATCAACTCTCTCTTTAAAGCTTAAAGGCTTTCCAGGCTCATTCGTAAAAGTGAGCATTTACGGCGAAGGCTCAAACCAGCCACCCGTTTTAAATCTCACCTGGAGTACCGATAATCCACTTGAAGACGAAGTGGTGCTCTTTGATGCTATGGCCTCTACCGACCCCGATGGGTCAGTGAGCGAAGTGCATTTTGACTGGGGGGACAATACCTCAAGTACCGGCTTTGTGGCCGAGCACTCGTGGCAAGTGGCAGGGGTTTATGTGGTGACCGTGACGGTTACCGGTGACGATGGCGCTCAGACCTCGGTTCCCATTGAGTTTACTGTGCTGCCAAAACCAAAGCCTCCCACTGATGGGGGCGGAATCTTTTTTGTTACGACAACGGATCACGTGCCGACCAAGGCGTTGTTTTCCACTTTGACGCCAGCTGAAGACCAGGATGAAGGTCAGATCGTAAGTTACACCTGGGATTTTGGCACAGGTAATATCCTGACTCTTTACCCTCATGAAACAGATCTATATGCCAGTGTGGAGCACTATTATCAAAACACTGGGGTTTATCAGGTCACACTCACCATTATTGATGACTCAGGGCTTTCAACTTCGACTTCAAGACAGATTGAAATTGCCCCCAATCAGCCCCCTGTGCCCCACATCTCGGTTGATCAAGTCAGTGGCGTAGCCCCCTTGACCGTGACATTTGATGCCTCAGAGAGCTTTGATCCAGAAAGTGATGAAATTCGTTACCGATGGCGCTTTGGGGATAATTCACCTGAAATGATTGGTACAGATCAAGCAATTGTGAGCCACACCTATACAGAGCCTGGAACCTACACTGTCAGGCTCAGGCTTCGAGATCAGTTCTTGGCTCGGCGTGAAGTGACGACTCAGATCGTTGTGGGGGAGACAGGTGCCAATGTATCTCCCACACCCGTTTTAATTTCATCGGGGTTGTTGGGGCAAAGTCCATTTACAGTTCAACTAGATGCCTCACGGTCCTTTGACATCAACTCAGGCGATTCGATCTCGCAAATCGAGTGGACCTTTGGGGATGAGCATGATCCAGTTGATTTTGCCCAAGGGGCAATGACAAGCCACACCTTTAACTACCCAGGATCTTATTACGGAAGACTCACTGTCAGGGACTCTCAAGGAAAGTCTTCAGTTGAGCACTTTACGGTTCACGTTCTTTCAAGTGATCCTGCAAAAGTAGATTTTTTGGCCCAGGCCAACCCTTCAGATCCTCTAGAGTTGTGGTTTGATAACTCAGTTGGCCTTACAACGGCTCCTATTGAATATCACAATTTTCATTGGTTTTACGGGGACAATAGCTACGCCAGAGGAAGAAACCAAAGCCACACTTACCCAGGTCCTGGCCCCTATGAAGTTCAGCTCTCGACCTTTGATGTCCTAGGCCAAAGGTATCTCACCAAGAAAAAACCATCAATGTCCAGGACACCACATCTGATCTACCCGTAG
- a CDS encoding PKD domain-containing protein, producing MTGLGSDLHSISHTYTRNGLYKITLSLTNPENLTTRLETEINVYSGTPPLPLLLPHRLSAKLRSKLVLTVVTLGTVTIR from the coding sequence TTGACAGGCCTTGGATCAGACCTTCACAGCATAAGCCACACGTACACGAGAAATGGCCTTTACAAAATAACTCTCTCGCTCACAAATCCCGAAAATCTGACTACTCGGCTTGAAACGGAAATCAATGTCTATTCCGGCACTCCGCCTTTGCCACTTTTATTGCCACACCGCTTGTCGGCCAAGCTCCGGTCGAAGTTAGTTTTAACGGTAGTTACACTTGGGACAGTGACGATCAGGTGA
- a CDS encoding PKD domain-containing protein, protein MRVEVDAYNSYDPDGEIIEYRWTTTHGMTWWGPYFVSTFGEVGDFTISLAVTDSAGAVGTDHVQVRAENEVPPPQVPEVYIELRDLANRSSGTVGNGEVLQVTQLPAIIEYDGMMSTYGDGNSLIYRWDFSDGGTSSSGYGQHQFTQEGIYTVSLQIENELGQISQTSATIEIDVADYRCLREEGDEACHSINELDGKVLPIDGSPSQTLSLRNNFAVPYGTYSSSLGDSGESVVLVAREDSSLVRSSVDITDLTQSVEATLKLMCRTCCSEFPT, encoded by the coding sequence TTGCGGGTGGAGGTCGATGCCTATAACTCCTATGATCCGGATGGGGAAATCATTGAGTACAGATGGACAACTACACATGGCATGACCTGGTGGGGACCATACTTTGTCTCCACTTTTGGTGAGGTCGGTGATTTTACAATTTCTCTTGCCGTAACCGATAGTGCCGGGGCCGTCGGCACGGACCACGTTCAAGTCCGTGCGGAAAATGAAGTTCCTCCGCCTCAGGTGCCTGAGGTGTATATTGAATTGAGGGATCTCGCCAATCGGAGTTCCGGCACTGTTGGCAATGGCGAAGTACTGCAGGTGACCCAACTTCCTGCGATAATTGAATACGATGGAATGATGAGCACCTATGGGGACGGGAATTCATTAATATATCGCTGGGATTTTTCAGACGGTGGAACCTCTAGCTCTGGTTATGGCCAGCACCAGTTTACCCAAGAGGGAATCTACACGGTTAGTCTGCAAATCGAGAATGAGCTTGGCCAGATTTCCCAAACGAGCGCAACAATTGAAATCGATGTCGCCGACTACCGGTGTTTACGAGAAGAAGGGGATGAGGCCTGCCACTCTATCAATGAACTAGACGGTAAGGTGTTACCGATTGATGGCAGTCCGAGCCAGACCTTGAGTCTCCGAAATAATTTCGCAGTGCCCTACGGGACTTATTCCTCTTCCCTTGGGGACTCAGGAGAATCAGTGGTTTTGGTCGCCAGAGAAGATTCCTCGCTCGTTAGATCCTCCGTCGATATCACTGATCTGACTCAATCCGTGGAAGCTACCTTGAAATTAATGTGCAGGACCTGCTGCAGCGAGTTCCCAACTTAA
- a CDS encoding IS30 family transposase, translating to MHNYRRVTYEDRCHISAFLQANFPVREISIALGFHTSTIYREIRRNKYRSSYDPERATVLAAKRFRRCRRRKVMTRELAEKILVYAEFGWSPEQIAGRLKQEKSPAVSRQTIYRSFGEKTLRQRIIRKNRRRSGGRATQRKSRRTNRVIIHERPSIVEQRRRIGDWERDGMYGANRKQLLVLTDRKTRYTKLRKIEIRTSKEVSRLTLDTLGGLGKRVFTMTNDNGTEFNDSASLPFRTYHCEPYKPQQRGTVENTIGLLREYIKRNTDLDKLTANDLQIIENKINFRPRKCLGFRTPFEVFFNRKVALAL from the coding sequence ATGCATAATTACCGCAGGGTGACCTACGAAGATAGGTGCCATATCTCTGCATTTTTACAAGCAAATTTTCCGGTACGTGAAATCTCAATAGCTCTCGGTTTCCATACATCAACCATTTACAGGGAAATACGACGAAACAAGTATCGCTCTAGCTATGACCCGGAGAGAGCCACTGTGCTGGCGGCTAAGCGCTTCCGGCGGTGTCGCCGGAGGAAGGTGATGACCAGAGAATTGGCTGAGAAGATCCTGGTATACGCCGAATTTGGCTGGAGTCCAGAACAGATCGCGGGACGTCTTAAACAAGAGAAGAGCCCGGCCGTAAGTCGTCAGACGATATACAGGAGTTTTGGCGAAAAGACCCTTAGGCAACGGATCATTAGGAAAAACCGGCGTCGCAGCGGCGGACGTGCCACTCAAAGGAAATCTCGCAGGACAAACAGAGTCATCATTCATGAGCGCCCCAGTATAGTTGAACAAAGAAGACGCATCGGAGACTGGGAGCGAGATGGAATGTATGGAGCCAACCGCAAACAGCTGCTTGTTCTCACAGATAGAAAAACCCGTTACACAAAACTCAGAAAAATAGAGATCCGCACAAGCAAGGAAGTATCTAGACTAACCCTAGATACCTTGGGCGGCTTAGGTAAGAGAGTCTTTACCATGACCAATGACAATGGTACTGAGTTTAACGACTCCGCGTCATTGCCCTTCCGGACCTATCACTGCGAACCCTATAAGCCGCAACAACGAGGGACTGTGGAGAACACTATTGGATTGCTAAGAGAGTACATCAAACGAAACACGGATCTAGACAAGCTTACAGCCAATGATCTACAGATAATAGAGAACAAGATCAACTTCAGGCCTCGAAAGTGCCTAGGATTTAGGACACCCTTCGAGGTATTTTTTAACAGAAAAGTCGCACTGGCACTGTGA
- a CDS encoding aspartate 1-decarboxylase, with the protein MRLTMLKSKIHRATVTDADLSYEGSISIDPKLCEMARLHQFEKVEIYNCNNGARFSTYVIYGGEGEICLNGAAARHVHRGDLVIIACYAEFEESEAPHHKPRLVFVDEKNQAKKLSSDYER; encoded by the coding sequence ATGAGACTTACAATGCTTAAATCAAAAATTCACCGGGCAACGGTCACCGACGCGGACCTCAGCTATGAAGGCTCAATTTCCATCGACCCCAAGCTTTGCGAAATGGCTCGCCTTCATCAGTTTGAGAAAGTCGAAATCTACAACTGCAACAACGGCGCCCGCTTTTCCACCTATGTCATCTATGGTGGCGAAGGTGAAATCTGCCTGAACGGGGCGGCCGCCCGCCACGTCCACCGCGGCGACCTGGTCATCATCGCTTGCTACGCGGAGTTCGAGGAGTCCGAAGCCCCTCACCACAAACCCCGCCTGGTCTTTGTCGACGAAAAGAACCAAGCCAAAAAGCTCAGCTCCGATTACGAGCGATAA
- a CDS encoding type III pantothenate kinase, translating into MILCLDVGNSQIHGGVFEDDKLLIQFRRNSRGGGSSDEYGLFLRSVLRENGVDPDAIDRISLCTVVPETLHSLKNCCLKYFHKNPFILQAGVKTGLKINYRNPVEVGADRIANAIAASDLYPGQDLLIIDFGTATTFCAISATRQYLGGVILAGLRISMESLESRTSKLPSVEILRPKECLGRSTVESIQSGLYFGAIGMIKEITSRLTKEAFEGRRPKVIATGGFSSLLDNEKLFDVEIPDLVLRGLNLSLKMNT; encoded by the coding sequence ATGATCTTGTGTTTAGATGTGGGCAATAGCCAAATTCATGGCGGTGTTTTTGAAGACGACAAATTGTTGATTCAATTTCGCCGCAACTCCAGGGGCGGAGGCTCATCCGATGAGTACGGGTTGTTTTTGCGCTCGGTGCTCAGAGAAAACGGAGTGGACCCCGATGCCATTGATCGCATCTCTCTCTGTACCGTGGTGCCCGAGACCCTGCACTCGCTCAAGAACTGCTGCCTCAAATACTTCCACAAGAATCCCTTTATTTTGCAGGCAGGAGTCAAGACCGGGCTTAAGATCAACTACCGCAATCCAGTAGAGGTCGGTGCTGACCGCATTGCCAACGCCATTGCCGCCTCTGATCTTTATCCGGGACAAGATTTGCTGATCATCGATTTTGGTACGGCGACAACTTTTTGTGCGATATCAGCCACCCGCCAATATTTGGGTGGCGTCATCCTTGCCGGTTTAAGAATTTCCATGGAATCCCTGGAGAGTCGCACCTCCAAGCTGCCTTCGGTTGAAATTCTCAGACCCAAGGAGTGCCTGGGCCGCTCAACAGTCGAGAGCATCCAGTCCGGCCTTTACTTTGGTGCGATCGGCATGATTAAAGAGATCACCTCCCGGCTGACCAAGGAGGCCTTTGAGGGCCGCCGTCCCAAGGTCATCGCCACGGGGGGATTTTCCAGCCTGCTGGACAACGAAAAGCTATTTGACGTGGAGATACCGGATTTGGTGCTTCGCGGATTGAATCTTTCACTGAAAATGAATACCTGA